The DNA sequence ACATGTCTTGCACACGAACCTGTAAACCCTGAACCGATGAGACAGAAGAGAACACTGACCTGGATGACGGCCTTCCTCACCTCCACCCTGCTGCTGGCCCAGACCGCCCGCGTGCAGGTGATCCACAACAGCGCGGACGCCGCCGCCGCCCAAGTGGATGTATATATCAATGGCGCACTGGCGATCGACGACTTCGCCTTTCGCACGGCCACACCCTTCATCGACCTGCCCGCCGGCGTGGACCTCACCGTGGGCATCGCCCCCGGCAACAGCAGCGGCGCGCAGGATGTGATCGCCAACTTCAACTACAACCTGCCCGATGGTGGCACCTTCGTCCTGGTGGCCAACGGTATCGTAAGTCCGGCCGGCCACAGCCCCGCCACGCCCTTCGACATCTATGTGGCCGAAGGACGCGAAACCGCCCAAGGCCCTGGGACCGATGTGCTGGTATTCCACGGCAGCACCGATGCACCGACCGTGGACGTTTACGAGGCCGCCGTGGTGAACGGCACCCTGATCGATGATCTCGCCTACGGCGACTTCGCAGGCTACCTGGAAGTGCCCACGGCCGATTTCACCCTGCAGGTGCGCACCGCCGACAACAGCGCCATTGTGGCCGCCTACACCGCTCCCCTGGCCGCACTCGGTCTGAACGGCGCCGCGGTCACCGTGGTGGCCTCCGGCTTTCTGGACCCTGCCAACAACAACAATGGCCCCGGCTTCGGTCTCTATGTGGCCCTCCCCTCCGGCGGTCCCTTGGTGGCACTACCGGCTGCCGCCACGCCCGCACCCGCCCGTGTGCAGGTGATTCACAACAGCGCCGATGCCGCTGCCGCGTCCGTTGATGTGTATATCAATGGTGCGCTCGCGGTGAACGACTTCGGCTTCCGCACCGCCACGCCCTTCATCGACCTGCCCAGCACGGTGGACCTCACCGTGGGTATCGCCCCCGGCAACAGCACCGGACCGCAGGATGTGATCGCCAACTTCAACTACAACCTGCCCGAGGGTGGCACCTTCGTGCTGGTGGCCAACGGCATTGTGAGCCCCGCTGGATACAACCCCACCATTCCCTTCGACATCTATGTTTCCGCAGGACGCGAGAACGCCCAAGGCCCTGGGACCGATGTCCTCGTCTTCCACGGCAGCACCGATGCGCCGACGGTGGACGTGTACGAAGCCGCCGTGGTGAACGGCACCTTGATCGACGATCTCGCCTATGGTGAGTTCGCAGGCTACCTGGAAGTGCCCACGGCCGACTTCACCCTGCAGGTGCGCACCGCCGATAACAGCGCCATAGTGGCCGCCTATGCCGCTCCCCTGGCCTCGCTGGGATTGAACGGCGCCGCCCTTACCGTGGTGGCCTCCGGCTTCCTGGACCCGGCCAATAACAATGGCGGCGCGGGCTTCGGCCTCTTTGTAGCGCTGCCTTCCGGTGGTCCGTTGGTGGCATTGCCGGCCGCCGCCACGCCAGCGCCCGCCCGTGTGCAGGTGGTCCACAACAGTGCCGATGCCGCTGCCGCCTTGGTGGATGTCTATGTCAATGGTGCCCTCGCGGTGAACGATTTCGCCTTCCGCACCGCCACGCCCTTCATCGACCTGCCCAGCACCGTGGACCTCACTGTGGGTATCGCCCCCGGCAATAGCAGCGGCCCGCAGGACGCGATCGCCAATTTCAGTTACAACCTGCCCGCAGGTGGCACCTTCGTGCTGGTGGCCAACGGCATTGTGAGCCCGGCCGGATACAACCCCGCCATTCCGTTCGACATCTATGTTTCAACCGGGCGTGAGACCGCGCAGGGTACCGGCACGGACGTGCTCGTCTTCCACGGCAGCACCGACGCGCCCACCGTGCAGGTGGCCGAGACCGCCCTGTTGGGCGGTGCATTGTTGGTGCAGGACCTGAGCTATGGTGATTTCGACGGCTATCTCGAAGTACCCACCAACGACTATGTGCTCCAAGTGCAGTTGCCTGATGGCACGCCAGTAGTAAGCTACCAGGCACCCCTGTCGACCCTCGGTCTGCAAGGTGCGGCGCTCACCGTGCTGGCTTCCGGCTTCCTGAACCCGGCCAACAACAGCAATGGTGCGGAGTTCGGCCTGTGGGTGGCCCTGCCCGCCGGTGGTCCCTTGGTGGCCCTGCCCCTCAGCACGGGCATCGATGATGCGGCCGACCTGCTGAACGGCCTGCAGGTGTGGCCCAACCCGGCCAACGACCGCCTCTTCATCGATCTTGACGCCACGGCCAGCGCCCAGGCCCGCATCGAACTCACGGACAGCCGTGGACGCATCGTGCGCACGGTGGACGGCAGCATCGCCCGCGGCGATAGCCGAGTGGAAATGGATGTGAACGGACTGGCCAACGGCACCTACATCCTGCGGGTATTGGCCAACGATACCGCCCGCGCAATGCCTGTGAACATCGTTCGCTGATCCCCCTCTTCAAGCGAACCATCCGGAAGGGCTCCGCACCAGCGGAGCCCTTCCTTCTTTCCGACCGGTGTGAACAGAAACGATCCTTTGACGTTTAGCCCGTGTTGTTCGATCATTGGAACACTGGGATCGAACGGTCTACATTCGCCGAGCCTGATGGGACTCTACCTGCACCGCTTCAACATCCGCGACCTGGAGGAATTCTCCGGCGTAAAGGCCCATACCATCCGCATGTGGGAGAAGCGTTACGGCCTGTTGCGCCCCGATCGCACGGATACCAACATCCGCACCTACGGGCTGGAGGAGTTGAAGTCCATCCTGAACGTGGCCTTCCTGAACCGGCACGGCCACAAGATCTCCAAGAT is a window from the Flavobacteriales bacterium genome containing:
- a CDS encoding DUF4397 domain-containing protein; the protein is MRQKRTLTWMTAFLTSTLLLAQTARVQVIHNSADAAAAQVDVYINGALAIDDFAFRTATPFIDLPAGVDLTVGIAPGNSSGAQDVIANFNYNLPDGGTFVLVANGIVSPAGHSPATPFDIYVAEGRETAQGPGTDVLVFHGSTDAPTVDVYEAAVVNGTLIDDLAYGDFAGYLEVPTADFTLQVRTADNSAIVAAYTAPLAALGLNGAAVTVVASGFLDPANNNNGPGFGLYVALPSGGPLVALPAAATPAPARVQVIHNSADAAAASVDVYINGALAVNDFGFRTATPFIDLPSTVDLTVGIAPGNSTGPQDVIANFNYNLPEGGTFVLVANGIVSPAGYNPTIPFDIYVSAGRENAQGPGTDVLVFHGSTDAPTVDVYEAAVVNGTLIDDLAYGEFAGYLEVPTADFTLQVRTADNSAIVAAYAAPLASLGLNGAALTVVASGFLDPANNNGGAGFGLFVALPSGGPLVALPAAATPAPARVQVVHNSADAAAALVDVYVNGALAVNDFAFRTATPFIDLPSTVDLTVGIAPGNSSGPQDAIANFSYNLPAGGTFVLVANGIVSPAGYNPAIPFDIYVSTGRETAQGTGTDVLVFHGSTDAPTVQVAETALLGGALLVQDLSYGDFDGYLEVPTNDYVLQVQLPDGTPVVSYQAPLSTLGLQGAALTVLASGFLNPANNSNGAEFGLWVALPAGGPLVALPLSTGIDDAADLLNGLQVWPNPANDRLFIDLDATASAQARIELTDSRGRIVRTVDGSIARGDSRVEMDVNGLANGTYILRVLANDTARAMPVNIVR